One genomic segment of Deltaproteobacteria bacterium includes these proteins:
- a CDS encoding DUF1848 domain-containing protein, giving the protein MIISASRRTDIPAFYAEWFMNRIRAGYCTVPNPFNPTQVSHVSLKPEDVDVIVFWTRNPRPLFPFLTNLNESGYRYYFLYTLMDNPRALDPKCPPLRVSLNTFQELADRIGPEKVIWRYDPVVLSTATPADFHKETYQRIARALQGHTRRCVISTLDVYRKAQKRLRKLAEEGFELLACEGEAFGDLMKTFLRAANENAMEIVSCAEKIDLQPFGIQPGRCIDDEYISNVFGINVTNKKDPSQRKACGCVISKDIGMYDTCLFGCRYCYATTSFERAKINYKKHDPASPSLVGWHDAEPEPKPFQQPTLWERS; this is encoded by the coding sequence ATGATCATCAGTGCCAGCCGCCGCACAGACATCCCGGCTTTTTACGCGGAATGGTTTATGAACCGCATCCGAGCCGGTTACTGTACAGTTCCCAACCCCTTTAATCCCACTCAGGTCTCACACGTTTCGCTGAAGCCAGAAGATGTGGACGTCATCGTTTTCTGGACACGGAATCCGCGTCCGCTGTTCCCCTTTCTGACAAACCTGAATGAAAGTGGCTACCGATATTACTTTCTGTACACGCTGATGGACAACCCGCGTGCATTAGATCCCAAGTGCCCTCCCCTAAGAGTTTCCTTGAATACTTTTCAAGAACTGGCTGATCGTATTGGCCCGGAAAAGGTAATCTGGAGGTATGATCCTGTCGTGCTCAGCACGGCTACGCCAGCAGATTTCCATAAAGAAACATACCAACGCATTGCCCGGGCACTGCAAGGGCACACGCGTCGTTGCGTCATCAGCACCTTGGACGTTTATCGGAAGGCCCAGAAACGCTTGCGTAAGTTGGCAGAGGAAGGCTTTGAATTGCTGGCTTGCGAGGGCGAAGCATTTGGCGATCTCATGAAAACCTTTCTTCGTGCCGCCAATGAGAATGCGATGGAGATCGTCAGTTGTGCCGAAAAAATTGATCTGCAACCTTTCGGCATTCAACCCGGCAGATGCATTGATGACGAGTACATCTCGAACGTTTTTGGAATCAATGTAACCAACAAGAAAGACCCGTCTCAACGAAAAGCCTGCGGTTGTGTGATCAGCAAAGACATTGGCATGTATGATACCTGCTTATTTGGCTGCCGGTACTGCTACGCCACAACCAGCTTCGAACGCGCCAAAATTAACTACAAGAAGCACGACCCTGCCTCGCCGTCGCTGGTGGGCTGGCACGATGCAGAGCCAGAGCCAAAACCCTTTCAACAGCCCACACTCTGGGAACGCTCATAA
- the gap gene encoding type I glyceraldehyde-3-phosphate dehydrogenase, translating into MSVRVGINGFGRIGRLAFRAAMENDSVEVVAINDLTDASTMAHLLRYDSVHGSLISEIVAKNDAIVVDGRPVAYTAIKDPTDLRWGDFGADIVMECTGFFRTQESAGKHLGSGARKVIISAPATDPDITIVIGVNDALYNPKEHHIISNASCTTNCLAPVAKVLFESFGIKSGLMTTIHSYTGDQRLLDFPHKDLRRARAAALSMIPTTTGAAKAVALVLPELKGKLNGLSIRVPTPNVSLVDLVVRIDKSGLTPADVNSVFKAAAEGPLKGILAFSDLPLVSSDFNGSTYSSIVDAPTTYVIDDLVKVLSWYDNERGYATRMVDLAVMIGKDL; encoded by the coding sequence ATGAGTGTTCGGGTTGGTATTAACGGGTTTGGGCGTATAGGGAGGCTTGCTTTCAGAGCTGCCATGGAAAACGATTCTGTTGAGGTCGTTGCCATAAACGACCTTACAGATGCGTCAACTATGGCACATTTGCTCAGGTACGATTCGGTACATGGTTCGTTGATTTCTGAAATCGTTGCTAAAAATGATGCCATTGTAGTCGATGGTCGGCCAGTTGCCTACACTGCGATCAAAGATCCAACTGATCTCCGGTGGGGGGACTTTGGCGCGGACATTGTCATGGAGTGTACTGGATTTTTTCGGACCCAGGAAAGTGCGGGAAAGCACCTGGGATCAGGAGCTCGCAAGGTGATCATTTCAGCGCCAGCCACTGACCCTGACATAACAATTGTGATAGGTGTTAATGACGCCTTGTACAATCCCAAGGAGCACCACATCATATCAAACGCCTCGTGTACTACAAATTGTCTCGCGCCTGTGGCAAAAGTGCTTTTTGAGAGCTTTGGAATAAAAAGCGGACTTATGACCACGATCCATTCCTACACAGGGGATCAGCGGCTTCTTGATTTTCCCCACAAGGACCTCAGACGGGCCAGAGCGGCAGCTCTTTCCATGATACCCACGACAACAGGGGCTGCAAAGGCTGTTGCACTGGTTTTGCCCGAGCTCAAGGGAAAATTGAATGGCCTGTCAATACGGGTTCCCACACCCAATGTGTCTCTTGTGGACCTGGTGGTCAGGATTGACAAAAGCGGATTGACGCCTGCTGATGTTAACAGCGTCTTTAAGGCTGCTGCCGAAGGTCCGTTAAAGGGGATTTTGGCGTTTAGCGATCTGCCCTTGGTCTCATCCGATTTCAACGGTTCAACTTACTCTTCCATCGTGGATGCTCCCACGACATATGTAATTGACGATCTGGTCAAGGTCCTTTCTTGGTACGACAATGAGCGAGGATATGCTACCCGCATGGTAGACCTGGCGGTCATGATTGGAAAAGATCTGTGA
- a CDS encoding triose-phosphate isomerase — protein sequence MARRKPLISGNWKMFKTGPEAAELAGRLKSLVSDIKDVDVMVAPPFTALGVVAEILQGSAIYLGAQDLFWETEGAYTGQVSAPMLRAAGCTHVIIGHSERRQYFGETNVTVNRKVKAALEGGLIPVMCVGESEVEREAGQTFSVVQEQLKEGLKAIASDGLQQLIIAYEPVWAIGTGKTATSEQAQDVHKFIRDWVEKACGNSIANALRILYGGSVKPANIAALMAMGDIDGALVGGASLDAESFAGIVRPCSEAGKGGV from the coding sequence ATGGCAAGACGCAAACCCTTGATTTCTGGAAACTGGAAAATGTTCAAGACCGGGCCGGAGGCTGCAGAGCTTGCAGGCCGGTTGAAGTCGTTGGTATCCGACATTAAAGACGTCGATGTCATGGTGGCGCCTCCATTTACAGCCCTTGGGGTTGTAGCCGAGATTTTGCAGGGATCGGCAATATACCTGGGGGCTCAAGACCTGTTTTGGGAGACCGAAGGCGCCTATACCGGCCAGGTATCAGCGCCCATGTTAAGGGCAGCGGGATGCACCCACGTGATTATCGGCCATTCCGAACGGCGTCAATATTTTGGCGAAACCAACGTTACAGTGAACCGAAAGGTCAAGGCAGCCCTTGAAGGTGGTCTGATTCCCGTTATGTGTGTCGGGGAATCTGAGGTTGAAAGAGAGGCTGGCCAAACATTTTCCGTTGTCCAAGAGCAGTTGAAAGAGGGTCTTAAGGCTATTGCCTCCGATGGATTGCAGCAGCTCATTATTGCCTATGAGCCCGTCTGGGCTATTGGGACAGGAAAGACAGCCACGAGTGAACAGGCGCAGGATGTCCACAAGTTTATACGAGATTGGGTGGAAAAGGCCTGTGGAAATTCAATTGCAAACGCGCTTCGCATATTGTATGGTGGAAGTGTAAAACCCGCAAACATTGCAGCGCTAATGGCCATGGGCGACATTGACGGAGCATTGGTCGGGGGCGCCAGTCTGGATGCCGAATCCTTTGCCGGCATTGTGCGTCCGTGTTCAGAGGCTGGAAAAGGTGGAGTTTAG
- a CDS encoding HU family DNA-binding protein, with amino-acid sequence MLNLCNIRVQKALKKKDGKVTLVGFGTFSKVRRKEREGRNPQTGAKIKIKARNAVKFKPGKALKDSM; translated from the coding sequence ATCCTCAACCTTTGCAACATCAGGGTACAGAAAGCGCTGAAGAAGAAGGATGGCAAGGTGACATTGGTGGGTTTTGGTACCTTTTCCAAGGTTCGTCGCAAGGAAAGAGAAGGCAGGAATCCCCAAACAGGCGCAAAGATAAAGATCAAGGCCCGCAATGCTGTGAAGTTCAAACCCGGCAAAGCCCTGAAGGATTCTATGTAG
- the secG gene encoding preprotein translocase subunit SecG encodes MSTFIILMHVVVCIALIFIVLLQTGKGADMGAAFGGGSSQTLFGSGGASSFLSKMTTGAAIVFMLTSLSLAYFSSRRPTSSIMPAVAPPPVTQETEQTPAEGQTPAPVQSESAQPEASEPTPEAAVTEPAPEAAVAEPTPEPNEKG; translated from the coding sequence ATGTCAACTTTCATCATATTGATGCACGTGGTAGTCTGTATTGCCCTGATATTTATTGTGCTGTTGCAGACAGGCAAGGGGGCGGACATGGGAGCCGCATTTGGTGGAGGAAGCAGTCAGACGCTTTTTGGAAGTGGCGGCGCCTCCTCTTTTCTGAGCAAAATGACCACTGGCGCTGCCATTGTGTTTATGTTGACGTCTTTGAGTCTGGCATATTTTTCGAGCCGACGACCCACCAGTTCGATCATGCCGGCTGTGGCGCCGCCGCCAGTGACCCAGGAAACTGAGCAAACGCCTGCCGAGGGTCAGACTCCAGCGCCGGTTCAATCCGAGAGTGCGCAGCCGGAGGCAAGTGAGCCGACTCCTGAGGCTGCTGTGACTGAGCCTGCTCCCGAGGCTGCCGTTGCGGAGCCGACCCCTGAGCCTAACGAAAAAGGATGA
- a CDS encoding type II toxin-antitoxin system VapC family toxin: MKYLLDTNVVSECVKTTPHESVLHKLEKHEHEIVTAAPVWHELQYGCRRLPRSRKRKIIESFLNDVVRQNMLILSYDDRAAEWHARERVRLSSKGKTPPFVDGQIAAIAKVNGLVLVTRNVEDYESFSGLKTENWHRV; the protein is encoded by the coding sequence ATGAAATACTTGCTGGACACGAATGTCGTGTCAGAGTGTGTAAAGACGACACCCCACGAGTCTGTCCTTCACAAGCTTGAGAAACACGAACATGAAATTGTGACGGCAGCACCTGTTTGGCATGAGCTTCAATACGGTTGCCGGCGTCTTCCCAGATCTCGCAAACGCAAGATTATTGAATCATTCCTCAACGACGTGGTGCGACAGAACATGTTGATTCTTTCCTATGATGATCGCGCTGCCGAGTGGCATGCCAGAGAACGTGTGAGGTTGTCGTCAAAAGGAAAGACACCCCCGTTCGTGGATGGTCAGATTGCTGCGATTGCCAAAGTAAACGGCCTAGTTCTGGTAACGCGCAATGTTGAAGACTACGAGTCGTTTTCAGGATTGAAGACTGAAAACTGGCATAGGGTTTGA
- a CDS encoding HU family DNA-binding protein — protein sequence MTKAELVEQMAKDAGISKAAANKVLDLSVDSVNPNAA from the coding sequence ATGACAAAAGCAGAGCTGGTTGAACAGATGGCAAAGGATGCGGGGATCTCAAAGGCTGCCGCCAACAAGGTCCTGGACTTATCTGTTGACAGTGTCAACCCTAACGCTGCATAA
- a CDS encoding type II toxin-antitoxin system Phd/YefM family antitoxin, which yields MKRHFSIAEAKNKLPSIIHQVEKGPSVKLTRRGEPVAVLLSVHEYELMDQKSGGFWNALVTFRQVMQDRSVQITESDFKGLRDSSAGREVQFEV from the coding sequence ATGAAAAGGCACTTTTCCATAGCTGAAGCCAAGAACAAGTTGCCGTCCATCATCCATCAAGTGGAAAAAGGACCCTCCGTCAAACTTACCAGGCGAGGAGAACCGGTTGCGGTGCTGTTGTCTGTTCATGAATACGAACTGATGGATCAGAAAAGCGGAGGGTTTTGGAATGCCCTAGTGACATTCAGGCAAGTCATGCAGGATAGATCGGTGCAAATTACCGAGTCCGATTTTAAAGGTCTTCGAGATTCGTCCGCGGGCAGAGAGGTTCAATTTGAGGTATGA
- a CDS encoding PTS sugar transporter subunit IIA, whose translation MIGIVVVTHSGLGEALIEAANCVLEGPLEAATAVSVDLKYSAEELRKKIGAGIKAVDQGDGVIILTDMFGGTPSNLSLSFLEEGRIDVLTGVNLPVLIRAAKKRENSNLGDLAESMQAYGKKSISLASGVLKGNKRS comes from the coding sequence GGTTTGGGAGAGGCTCTCATCGAAGCGGCCAACTGCGTTTTGGAAGGCCCCCTAGAGGCTGCCACGGCTGTTTCCGTGGACCTGAAGTACAGCGCTGAGGAACTGAGGAAGAAGATTGGCGCAGGGATCAAGGCTGTTGATCAAGGAGACGGTGTGATCATCCTCACCGACATGTTCGGCGGAACGCCGTCCAACCTGAGCCTTTCATTTCTAGAGGAGGGCAGGATTGACGTTTTGACCGGTGTGAATCTGCCAGTGTTGATCCGCGCGGCAAAAAAGCGTGAGAACAGCAATCTGGGCGACTTGGCAGAGAGTATGCAGGCATATGGCAAGAAGAGTATTTCACTTGCCAGTGGGGTGTTGAAAGGAAATAAAAGGAGCTGA
- a CDS encoding DUF4347 domain-containing protein, which produces MLTPALAMLVLTDEGGSLRGTNNTNAYYFFYDGLNDWNDGAITLTQWVDYLEVIKNTYGRIGRLTIFAHGRPGRLHMSDMFTLTTDNLKNDNTVRSELSRLRDILNNEPHILLFSCRIAKNGLFDSNGTDFVQELANLTGATVHANKEYTGNYEDAWFGADTDWSLDVVAIPNN; this is translated from the coding sequence TTGCTAACACCGGCCCTCGCCATGTTGGTTTTGACCGACGAGGGGGGTTCTCTCCGAGGCACGAATAACACTAACGCTTACTACTTCTTTTACGACGGGCTGAATGACTGGAATGATGGAGCCATTACACTTACTCAATGGGTAGATTACTTGGAGGTAATCAAGAACACTTATGGAAGAATAGGGAGATTGACTATTTTTGCTCATGGCCGTCCAGGCCGCCTACATATGTCAGACATGTTTACATTGACGACTGACAATCTTAAGAACGACAATACAGTGAGAAGCGAGTTATCTAGGTTGAGAGACATCCTTAACAATGAGCCCCATATCCTGCTATTTTCATGCCGGATTGCGAAAAACGGTCTGTTTGATAGTAATGGTACAGATTTTGTACAGGAACTAGCGAATCTGACAGGCGCAACAGTTCACGCCAACAAGGAGTACACAGGTAATTACGAAGATGCTTGGTTTGGGGCCGACACTGATTGGTCATTGGATGTAGTAGCTATTCCGAACAACTAA